The Acomys russatus chromosome X, mAcoRus1.1, whole genome shotgun sequence genome segment CCTTCCCTAGCAGGGCAACCCCCGAGATTGGGGGGAAAGTGGCTGGCTCTACAGGAGCTGACTTGAGTCTCTGGCCCCATGGTGGGAAGGTTCTCCCCAGGGGCCCTCTTGGGGCATCCCACTGAGTTGGCTTCTCCTGGGCTTGCTTCCTTCTAAGACAGGTCCTGTGCAAGGCGCCTGAAGGGGCAGGGGCCGGGGCAGCAGGAGAGGCAGTGGCCGTTgcggcagaggcagtggcagaagcAATAGTGccagtggtggcagcagaggaggcggcagcaggagcaacagcagGAGATGCTTGGTCTGCTTCTTTCTTTGCCCCCAACCTTACTTGTTTTTTTCCTAGTCAAAGAGTTTTCCAAGTCTCTTGACACCCGCTTTTCCGTGCTTGAGCTGAGTAACTAGACAGCACTGGACAGTACAGAGGTGGGCACGTGGACAAAACTTCCCCTGCCATGGGCTTATGTGTGTCTGGCTGTGTCTTCTAGCTCAGTGAggccactgggcctggcctggcctccctcTTTGAGGCTATTGGTCACCTTCATCATCTGTGTCTCACTGCACTCATCAGATGACACAAGGTTTGATGAGGGACATTGGACACTTTCACTGCTCACCATCCTACTTGTGGTGCCTCTTTTTGGGGTCACCCAGGCTCTGCCTCACTCCAGGCTCCTGGAGTACAGTAAGCCTGCAGAGTCCTGCTTCCCTTCCATAGAACTCTGGGACAGTGCCCCTCTGTTGGAGCCTTCATCTATGCTTCTCCCTAGGGTGGCCAGTTCAGCTGCACAGGCTTGTGGAGACAAGTACCTGCAGACTCTTCTGGTCTGTAAGTTGGTCAGCTCTGGCATTATAGCCATAGCCTCAATAGTGAGCTGGGGCAAGaagtccaggctgacctcttCTTGGTCCTCAGGGGGAGTCGTCTGGCATCCTGCATCCCTAAGCacaccttctcttttctctgttgctTCTAACTTAGGTCTGGACTCCAACTCTCGGCTATCAGGGACTGGGAGGGTGCCGTCCCCCTCGCCAATATCCAGAGGATCTTGGATGAGgctcagaccctctggaactcTGGGGCTCCTTAGGGGGGTCTCCTAAATGCTCCCTGCTCTCTTGGCCCAATTCAGCTTTAGAAGCAGACTCCTGATCTCGGGAATTCATGTCACCAGGAGGAAGGGCGTGCTTGTCATCACAGGTTTCAGGGATTGATACCTCATCAGGAGAACTCATGATGCCAGCAGAAGATACACAGGAACATAATCTCCCGAGGTCACTATTGAGAAAGCAAGCCTCTCACCACAGAAGCCACAAGTCTTTCCTTTGGAGAACGCGCCACTTAGCGAGACTTTGGAATCTCAAAACATCCTCACACTCAGACTCAAACCCTTGCCCTTTAATTAAGCATCCTCATTTCTATTGGCTAGGGCCTTGAGTAACGGACAAACAGCAGGCGCTTTGGTTGGTGGCTAGTTGAATGACAGACCAATGAGAATGGTGAAACGAGGccagggcggggcggggagggcgGGACCTCGCGGGCGAAGTCTCGCGTTATTTGAACCAAGGCGTGAGGCGCTCGGAGCGGCAGTAGCGGTTACCTTCACGAAGACTTAGCTGAGAATGCAGTGACAGGGTTTTGTTCCCCCCCTCAGACTGCGCCTGCTGTGCTGGAAACATGAGCTCTCCTGATGAAGTGTCTTTTCGGGGAACCAATTTTGGGTCAGAAAGTGGGAGGCACTCGGAAGGACGCCGCTTTGGCCATGGATTCCCAAGGGGACACGGTCTAAGCCCTGACAAGAGGCTGGTACGGAGCAGTGAGGACAACACATGCTTCCCAGTCTCCAAAACTTTCCAGTATGACTCCTGGCTAGACAGCGAGGAAACGGAGGGACGGTCAGTCATTTGGGGCTGCGAGGGTCGGCCTGGAACCCCGGTGGATGAGAAAGGGGACAGTCTGGACTTGGTGCCGCAGATGACCGTAGAGGGCACACGCTTCGGGCAGCACGTAGTCAACCGGGAGGCCTGGGCTATCCATAGACACCCATCCCCACAAACCTGCACTGCCGAGCCCTTGGGCATTTGGGGGGACACAGACGCGGGCACGAGCAGGAGAGGCACTcggcctctgacctctgtggaagGGAAGCAGTACTCAGCTAGTCAACTGCACCCCGGGGGTCTGGGGCAGGACAGAGGCTGGGTGACCCCAAGAAGAGGTGCCCCAAGTAGGCCACCAACGGGTGATGAGAGTCAATATACGTGCTCTGACTACGAGTCTTCTGATGAGATGGGTGACATACAAATGATGAGGGTGACCATTTGCCTCAAAGAAGGAGGCCAGGCCAGGTCCAGTGGCCTCACTGAGCTGGAAGACCCAGCCAGACACACTAATGTCCATGGCAGGGAAGGTTATGTGCAAGTGTCCCCATCTCTGCTGGCCATTGCTCCAAGAGGCCACAGCTCAGGCATAGAAAAGCAGGCTGCAGGAGACCTAGAAGGCTCTTTGTCGAAGAAAAAAGCAAGTACGGTTTGGGGCAAAGAAGGAAGCAGGCCTAGTTACCAAGTAGCTGCTCACGGTGCTGCCGCTGGCCATGCTGCTGGGGCTGCcgctgccaccgccaccgccatGGCCACTGCCTCTCCTGCTGCCCCGGCCCCTGCCCCTTCGGGCGCCTTGCACAGGACCTGTCTTAGAAGGAAGCAAGCCCAGGAGAAGCCAACTCAGTGGGATGCCCCAAGAGGGCCCCTGGGGAGAACCTTCCCACCATGGGGCCAGAGACTCAAGTCAGCTCCTGTAGAGCCAGCCACTTTCCCCCCAATCTCGGGGGTTGCCCTGCTAGGGAAGGCCAGTAAATGCTCACTGCCTTCGGGGCCCAGAGAGGGCAAGAAATCTGTGGTAAGGAGGACAAGAGAGACCCAGGCAGGGGACAAGGAAGATAATGAGCAAACCAGAGATCCTGGCCTGCAGGCCCAAGTGAGTagaccccaccctctctcccctcacccctccccttctctctcccccagcacatccctttcctctgctccctctgcccctgccttgcCTGGGAGGTTTGTCAGTGGACATTCATCCCGAGTAGGGTGCTGAGCGCTGGGGTAGTAAGAAAGCGTGCCCCCACCCGTCAAGAGCGCCTCGGTTACATGCTGGTTGCTGCTTCCTTCCCTGTGCATCTCCTCCGTTTGGGTGACTTGGGTGCAGAGAGCCCCTACAGTGTGGGCTGCACATCTCGGGTGTGTAGTGGGTCCCAAGGGCTTCTGATTCCTCCCTAGCTCTTCCCCCAGGAAGCCAGGCCAGGACCTGTGGCTCTTCTCCAGAAAAGCCACAGCAGTGCCTGCGGGCTCCTTCCTGGCTGAGCGCTGCCTCTTGACCTGAGGCTGACTGAGGAACAGAAAGCACAGACGGGGACGAGCCTCACAAAGCCTCCcttttgttccccccccccccccctgcttgcccctcagcccctccacaACATATACCCAGTGAGGAATGTTTTGTGTGAGGTTCCAACACACAGGGCAGAGCAGCCTTGCGGGTGCATGCATCATGAAGAAACAACTAGTGGAGACGCCAGCACCAGAGCACCCCaagttccagttccaggaagcTCACAGCTCTTGTCTTTGAGCCAGAGAAGTGTGAGACCCAGAGCACCTTTTTCTGCTGGTGAGACTCTGGGGTTTGGGAGCAGTGGGGAAAGCTGGGGAGAGGAAAGCAACCCCAGGCTCTGTTCCTTTGGGGGATTGCAGCCTTTGTTTCTTAGGCTTCCTTGTCTAGGTAGGCGGGAAGTCCCCAGGAGCCTGGGTGTGGGCAGGGCAGGCCTTGAGTCAGGCTGTGAAGGAAGGAGGGTTGTGGGCTACAGGACTTTCTTTAAAAGGCAGGACAACTCCTACTCCTCCAGAGGTTGGCTTTTGGCACACAGAGATTTTTCTGATGAGGCCTGCTCAGGCACTGAGCTGCTCCCATGGTGTAGCTAGCCACGGTGATAGTCCTGCTACCCTCAGCCCAAGGCCACAGTCTTGGGGGCTCACAGCACCCTTAGACCACCTCTGGGCTGCAGTATGGGCAGAAACAGAGCTAGGTGAGGCTGAGAACTTACCAGGTACAAGTTGCTGCCAGCAGAGGGTGCTCTGCTGCCTCATTTTAGaccctcccagtccctccccacaTGGTTCTCAAGCCTAGATgctgtgtgttctctctgtcctcccacacccaccctccacttcgtgtgtgcatgtgtgtgtgtgtgtttctgcgtgtgtgcatgtgtgttttgtgtttcagGTGACCAGGAACCACTTGTGCACCTGCCATTCCCAGCTGGAGAGAGGCAGTATCCAGCATCAGTATCACCGGGTTGCCAACAGGTAATGCTCTGTCAGCTCTCAGAAATGCAGGCCCCAGCTAGACCCCGAGCTGAGTGTCAAAGTTAACCCAACAGCTGACCTCCTGTGCCAGCCCCTGTCCCACAGTGCACGGAGCACTCCTTGGTGTTCAAGGTTCTGTGCCAGTCTTCACAGGGCAgtgggcgggtgtgtgtgtgtgtgtgtgtgtgtgtgtgtgtgtgtgtgtgcgtgggcatgcgtgcatgcctgtgtgtgtgttggtgagggTTGGTGTGTAAGGACAAAGAGCAAGTGTGGatggagcagagaggaggaggaagccaggacCCAGAATGAGAGGTAAcccttgtttttcctttgttgggCTAGTGTCTGATGCTACAGAATGAGATAGAGGAACTGAAGGAACGACTAGGTATGAGCAACCTGGGGTAGGAAAGCTATGGGGACAGTgcgggggggggtgaggggggagctAGTGTCTGCCTGCAGGTGATGGTGCTGGGCTGAGGGTGGGGCGCTCATGGGGGAGGTGACATCCAGCAGGCCAGGCTGGGAGCCCTCTGTGCATTAGCTGCTGGGGCTTGCACCGAGAGGTTCTGCTCTGCCATGTGCTGTGCAGGGGAGTCAGTCGCCCAGGCTCCTGCCTCTCTGGGCAGTTAGATGGTCCTCCTTTGCTGTCCCTCGAAGGCCTGGCAGCTGTGTCTTGTTGGGTGCTTGTTTTCtcgagttttgtttgtttgtttgttttacaagtaGGGGTGGCACTGCTGTGGGCCAGCGTTTGAGGACTGCCTGACCACACTGTTCTCCTGTAGAGAACGTTTCCACACAGAGCTTGCTTATGGGTGGGGCGGCCTGTCCTGGGGCTCCTAGGATGGGGGCAGGAGGGCAGTGAGGTGGCTGGCTGGGAGTTCCTGTGGGACAGGGAGTGGGGCTCAGGCCGGTGAGTTCCCGTGTGTCGGTCTGGAATACACACTTGTACCTCTGTGTTTCAGCGGTCATGCAGGCCCTCAATGAAAAGTTCCAGGATCTCTGAAGTGAGTGTTGCGCTATCCAAGGCCCCTGCCACCCTCCTGACTGTTGAGGAAGCCAGGCCTGGCCTGACTCTGGTTTTGCTTGACAGGCTGCACCCAGAGTTCCcgaggaagaggccagaggactgCCCCTGGATCCTGCTTCCTTCCAGTTACTCTGCAGCAGGGGGTCTCAACCTGCTAAAGCTGCAGGCCCTTCATACAGTCCCTCCTGCTCTGttaaccccaaccataaaattatcttgttgctAGTTTGGAACTATAGTTTTGCAACCGTTATGAATTgtagtataaatatctgatatgtgagcctgtgggggtcGCTgtccacagattgagaacctccTCTGCTCTACAGCCAGAGCTGCCCTGTGCCCCTGTTTTTGCCCGCTGCCTGCCCCTGGTGACAGCTGCTTCACataaagttgggtttttttttttaaactgtgttgtGCCCTTTCTCTTTTGGTGGGTGGTGAGGCACAGCAACAGGGTAGGAACTGTGCCTTCCCTACTCCTCTAAGGGTACCAGTCCTCACTTGCACTAGGCTCCATCTCCCTCACATACAGTTCTCGTGTGTGAACTCTTCAAAAGGTAAATAAAGCATTTtgtggaaagggggaaaaaaagagtggtgGTGTTGAGTGGGATGTGGGCTCACTTCTGAGCAAGCACCATGCACCCAAGCTTAGCCAGGTGAGCTGCTGGGTGAGGGTTCTTAGGGACCAGGCCTGACACAGCCAGCATCCCCCCTCCCTTTGTCAAAGACCCTGCCCCTACCCTGACTATTTCCTTCTCTGGGACAGTCTCAAGAAacccgtttgtttgtttgtttgtttgtttgtttgttttggttttttgttttgttgttcttgtttttgtttttgtttgtctcctGTCCCCTGCATTCAGCAGTCCTTTCTCCTTGTCTGGTCTTCCCCCAATCCCAGTCTCTGACTGGATTATTCTCTCCCTGGGAGGCACTGCCCTCAGGGAGTACTGGCCTAGGATTTGCACTTCATCTCTTGGAGCTCCTGCATAGTTGtcccccgcctccctcccccgccccttgaAATGAGTTGCCAAGTCCCCTGATTTGCCTCTGGAGCattgcagtggggggggggggaggccaagATCACAGCTACATGGTTGGTAGACTAAGTGAAGCTGCAAACACCATGTTCACCCGTGGTGTAGTGAGCAGGGAAAAGTGTCTGCTTTCCTCTGGGTTGTTGGTGAAGTGAGTCGTGAGTGGTTCCGTGGGACAACAGGGGAGCCTTCCCACGGCAGTGCAAGTGAGGGTCTAGGACCCGAAGCTCCACGTCTTCCATGTCCTGGTCTGACAAGTGCCTTCATCTGGCCCCCACTTGAGAAGTTCTGGCTTTAAACAGCTTGGGGTGTCTGTGGGAGGGAGagttgtggagagggagggagggagaagggtggggagaggaggagggaagacctCCAGTGCTATGACACCTATTTGGAGGTCAGGCACAGGCAtttgggagttagttctctcaGTCTACAGCCTAGTTAAAGCGAGGTGTCCCTTGTTTCTGTCCCTGTGCTTTGTGTGCCTGCCTAACTGGCCCCATAGCTTCCGggctctcctgtctctttctcccaccCTACTGTAGGAaatctggggttacagatggatATTACCAggtgcagttttttgttttaaaaaatatcatttctaaTCATGTGCGTATGTGTTTGGGGTCAGGGTAGGGGCTTAGGGCTGTGGGTTtccatgtgagtgcaggttcTATTGGAGACCAGAGTCATTGGATCCCCCTGAAGCCAGAGTTACAGGAGCCTGTGAGCCTCCTGTCacgggtgttgggaattgaactcctgtcTTCTAGATGAGCAGCAGCACACTGCTTTggaccctgagccatctccttggcacCCGACATCCAGATTTTTATGTTGGGTTCCAAGGAGTGAACTCACGTTTCCAGGCtcgaaccatcttgctggcctgtgCATTTGGTTTGTAAGATGATGGGTGCATCCACCCAGGCATGGAAGGCCTTGCACGGGGCTCCCTCCTCGCCCTCTCCGCGGGGCACAGATGTTTCCAACCATGACACTTGTGTGTCCCAGGTCTGTCTTCTCTATTACCTGCAGGGCCCCACATCCTGACTGACAGGATGGCTTCCAGCCTCGAGCCAGGCCACGTGCCAGGCAGGATCAGAGCCTAAGGGACAGGGCAGGGGTGGGTTCTGCCAGCTTCCATTCCTGAGAGGCGCGCCCTTTCACATTTGATGTTTGGGGGCTGGTGAAGAGAAACCATCTGGGCCCATAGAGTGTGTCCCTTgctctggctgtgtgtgtgtgtgtgtgcctctgagtCTGTGGGCGCAGCGTGCGTCCCTGGGGTGGAAAGCTCTGAGTCAGTgagtggcagcaggagcctgtggaggatCCAATGCACACACATtggtgaggttgaggccagctttTCCTTAGAGGTGGTGGTTGAGTCTTGAACTGCAGGAGCTTATGGCCCGGCAGGAAGTGCAAGTCACTGAAGTCACTGGGATTAGGCCTCTCAGAAGGCTGTAGTTGCCAAAGTAGGCTCTGGATCCTGCCCTGGAGTGTACTCCCAAAAATCATTTCTTGAGGGTTCTTGGAGCCTGGGCCGTCCCCTGAGAGAGagatggctagagagatggctcagcagttaaaactccctggctgctcttgctgaggacctgggtttgattcccaaacCCACCCTCATCCACCCCACAAGCACCTGCAACTCCAATCCTGCAGGACccgaggccctcttctggcctccttgggcactgagCACACACGTGGACCATAGACGCACCTGCAGACAAGCCCGTCACACAGACCCACGCAATGAAAATAGAAGTgttggtggctggagaggtgcctcagcggttaagagcactgtctgctcttccagaggtcctgagttcagttcccagcaaccacatggtggctcacaaccacctctaatgaggtctggtgccctcttctggcttgcaggtgtacatgcagacagagcactgtgtacataataaataaataaatgtgaaaaagaaagaaagaaagaaagtagaagtgTTTTAAGTTCTGTCTTGGTGAGGGAGTGACGTGCAGGCTGCATTTCTCAGATTAGCTGGGCGGTGCCTATCTTTGAAGCCGGCGCTTTCCTGGGAGCTGGCTTACTCTAAGTCAAGGCAGAGCCATGTGGGATGGGTGTGGTGAGAGGGCAAACCAGGAGTGTCACCTCCCTGTGGAGAGTGGGTGAGGCCTGGCAGCACCCTGCCCCACAGTCTCAGGGTGTCGCCCCTGGACCCTGTAGGTTGAACTTAGGGGGACAATGCATACTACATAGGGTAGGACAACGATCGTAGACTTCAGAGCCTGAATGGACATGGACATTTGGGGACTCAACCCGTCTACTCAGGGACACCCCCCTTTGCCCGCCCCCTCTGTCCCTGAGAAGGTGGTCTGGGTTCCTCAGGATGTGACCTTCACCCTGAGCCACATGACTACCTGTGGCAGAGCTTAGAGCCCTGTCAGCCAAGTCTGACAGACCCTGCAGCTGGGCTTCTGGCAGCTTGCACAAGTCAGTCCTGGCTGTGGCGCATTCCAGCACCAGGCACTGTTCGTTCAGGCTCAGGGCCACTGGCACCAGTGCAGCTGCATGTAGAAGCCATGGCAAGACATGAGCAGGTCTGTGAGAATGACCTGCCCCTGCCCTCTGAgcacacagcctctctcctcctcattcACACCTGCTGCTGCCCGATATTGTTGCTGGAACATCAGGCTGATATTGCTGCCTCATATTGTTTCTGCGACATCAGGCTGATATTGCTGCCCTGTATTCTTGCTGCGACAGCAGGCTGATATTGCTGCCCCTATTGTTGCTGTGACAttgtctgatcctcctgccccataTTGTTGCTGCAACATCAGGTTGAATTGCTGCCTCATATTGTTGCTGCGACATCAGGCTTAACCGGCTGCCTCTAGGGGAGGAAGTGGCAGATTCCCAGGCTCAGGTCTGAAGCAGAGTTGGGGCTTCCTTggacaggaggaggcaggaagggtcCCTTGATTCCATTC includes the following:
- the LOC127185277 gene encoding uncharacterized protein CXorf49 homolog; its protein translation is MSSPDEVSFRGTNFGSESGRHSEGRRFGHGFPRGHGLSPDKRLVRSSEDNTCFPVSKTFQYDSWLDSEETEGRSVIWGCEGRPGTPVDEKGDSLDLVPQMTVEGTRFGQHVVNREAWAIHRHPSPQTCTAEPLGIWGDTDAGTSRRGTRPLTSVEGKQYSASQLHPGGLGQDRGWVTPRRGAPSRPPTGDESQYTCSDYESSDEMGDIQMMRVTICLKEGGQARSSGLTELEDPARHTNVHGREGYVQVSPSLLAIAPRGHSSGIEKQAAGDLEGSLSKKKASTVWGKEGSRPSYQVAAHGAAAGHAAGAAAATATAMATASPAAPAPAPSGALHRTCLRRKQAQEKPTQWDAPRGPLGRTFPPWGQRLKSAPVEPATFPPISGVALLGKASKCSLPSGPREGKKSVVRRTRETQAGDKEDNEQTRDPGLQAQVPTHRAEQPCGCMHHEETTSGDASTRAPQVPVPGSSQLLSLSQRSVRPRAPFSAGETLGFGSSGESWGEESNPRLCSFGGLQPLFLRLPCLAGERQYPASVSPGCQQCLMLQNEIEELKERLAVMQALNEKFQDL